In a genomic window of Streptomyces roseoviridis:
- the aspT gene encoding aspartate-alanine antiporter, whose product MIDFLNRNVFQPHPELLIFITVALGFLFGKLRYKAIALGAVTGCLVAGLLLGAQFEITIDGTVKNLFFTLFLFALGYKVGPQFFRGLKKDGLPQVVNALVVCVTGLLVSWGFAAMLGYGPGLSAGLLGGALTQSAVIGVAQDAIGNLPGLSAAQVRNEENLVAIGYAVTYPLGTILCAMLLANVLPRLYRRDLAAESAQLAKELDAPGDDPDLAEGYYEVVLRAYQMDHSPLAGRTIEDFENQQEELGHRIYITRVRRGGQILPHDQRTVLRSGDVVAVSALRGSLVAFDARTHIGPETDDVELLGYETETLHVVASEKAQLGRTIAELRREPFMAGVYVDKLYRSGAEFPYRLSTRLERGDTVVLTGPRRLVDPAGRAIGKPVPTSFATDMLWVGLGVFLGGCVGIPALTVSGVPISLSTSGGALIMGLVFGWIRGKYPTYGNVPPGAQWFMDTLGLCLFVAVVGINAGPSFTSGLSTAGWGLLVWGAVATVAPLIVGFLVGHYIQKIRFPVLMGVLAGGQTTTAAIGAINEQSRSQVPTLGYTIPYAVGNVLLTIWGAVIVILHH is encoded by the coding sequence ATGATCGATTTCCTGAACCGGAACGTCTTCCAGCCCCACCCCGAGCTGCTGATCTTCATCACCGTCGCCCTCGGCTTCCTCTTCGGCAAGCTCCGCTACAAGGCGATCGCGCTCGGTGCCGTGACGGGCTGCCTGGTGGCCGGACTGCTGCTCGGCGCCCAGTTCGAGATCACCATCGACGGCACGGTGAAGAACCTCTTCTTCACCCTCTTCCTCTTCGCCCTCGGCTACAAGGTCGGACCGCAGTTCTTCCGCGGCCTGAAGAAGGACGGTCTCCCGCAGGTCGTCAACGCCCTCGTCGTCTGCGTGACCGGGCTGCTCGTCTCCTGGGGCTTCGCGGCGATGCTCGGTTACGGCCCCGGCCTCTCGGCCGGACTGCTCGGGGGCGCCCTCACCCAGTCCGCGGTCATCGGTGTCGCCCAGGACGCCATCGGCAACCTTCCCGGCCTGTCCGCCGCCCAGGTGAGGAACGAGGAGAACCTCGTCGCCATCGGCTACGCGGTCACCTATCCGCTGGGGACGATCCTGTGCGCGATGCTCCTCGCCAACGTCCTGCCCCGGCTCTACAGGCGCGACCTGGCCGCCGAGTCGGCGCAGCTCGCCAAGGAGCTGGACGCGCCCGGGGACGATCCCGACCTGGCCGAGGGCTACTACGAGGTCGTGCTCCGCGCGTACCAGATGGACCACTCGCCGCTGGCCGGCCGGACCATCGAGGACTTCGAGAACCAACAGGAGGAGCTCGGCCACCGCATCTACATCACCCGGGTCCGGCGCGGCGGCCAGATCCTTCCGCACGACCAGCGGACCGTGCTGCGCTCGGGCGACGTCGTGGCCGTCAGCGCCCTGCGCGGCTCGCTCGTCGCCTTCGACGCCCGTACCCACATCGGCCCCGAGACCGACGACGTCGAACTGCTCGGCTACGAGACGGAGACGCTGCACGTGGTCGCCTCGGAGAAGGCGCAACTGGGCAGGACGATCGCGGAGCTGCGCCGGGAGCCCTTCATGGCCGGCGTGTACGTCGACAAGCTGTACCGCTCGGGTGCCGAGTTCCCCTACCGCCTCTCCACGCGCCTGGAGCGGGGCGACACGGTCGTCCTGACCGGCCCGCGCCGCCTGGTGGACCCGGCGGGCAGGGCCATCGGAAAGCCGGTGCCGACCTCCTTCGCCACCGACATGCTGTGGGTCGGTCTCGGTGTCTTCCTCGGCGGGTGCGTCGGCATCCCGGCGCTGACCGTGTCGGGCGTGCCGATCTCGCTCTCCACCTCCGGCGGCGCGCTCATCATGGGTCTGGTCTTCGGCTGGATCCGCGGCAAGTACCCGACGTACGGCAACGTCCCGCCGGGCGCCCAGTGGTTCATGGACACCCTGGGCCTGTGCCTGTTCGTGGCCGTCGTCGGCATCAACGCCGGGCCCAGCTTCACCAGCGGGCTCTCGACGGCCGGCTGGGGGCTGCTCGTCTGGGGCGCGGTGGCGACCGTGGCGCCGCTGATCGTGGGCTTCCTGGTCGGCCACTACATCCAGAAGATCCGCTTCCCGGTCCTGATGGGCGTGCTGGCCGGCGGTCAGACCACCACCGCGGCGATCGGCGCGATCAACGAGCAATCCCGCTCGCAGGTCCCGACGCTGGGCTACACGATCCCGTACGCGGTGGGGAACGTGCTGCTGACGATCTGGGGCGCGGTGATCGTCATCCTCCACCACTGA
- the aspT gene encoding aspartate-alanine antiporter, whose product MGVIKDHPELAVFLCLGAGYLVGKLRVGPITLGGICGTLIVSLLLGAWTKVQVDGDVKTVFFAIFIFALGYMAGPQFFANLNRKSLRFFALCGIELVCVVGIAYGLAKGFDLDVGTASGILAGAATESAVVGTATEAIGKLDGLTAEQITTYQGHVATAYTVCYLFGLVTIVIYTSQLMPMMLRINLRDASRELWERMRGGSGGLEADEREALPGMVGRTFLVTQADGRTVRDLESSLGNRITVEAVKRGSQVLTPPPPDFELTLSDLVLAVGRRANIIEAGRIIGPETPAVPGLDTPLATTQVSLTDTSVSGKSLDGLQKEHPEFATSGVYVTEVLRGDQMLPANPDTVVQRGDVLTLVGARSGLGRLVAKIGSVVKNDATDFIYLGAGIAVGSLIGQIVVKLGDVPLSLGTGGGCLISGLLFGWFRSRSQTFGAFPPQAATTLKDMGLAVFIACTGLVSGPQAWPLLKEYGALLPVAGVAMVLVPATLSLVIGRRFLRIEPPLLIGAIAGQQCSTPAITSVTQVAQSSVPMLGYTITYALSNFLLPLTGPLLVGILGA is encoded by the coding sequence GTGGGAGTGATCAAGGACCATCCGGAACTCGCCGTCTTCCTCTGCCTCGGCGCCGGCTATCTCGTCGGCAAGCTGCGGGTCGGCCCCATCACCCTCGGCGGCATCTGCGGCACGTTGATCGTCTCGCTGCTCCTCGGCGCCTGGACCAAGGTCCAGGTCGACGGCGACGTGAAGACCGTCTTCTTCGCGATCTTCATCTTCGCCCTCGGCTACATGGCCGGGCCCCAGTTCTTCGCCAACCTCAACCGGAAGAGCCTGCGCTTCTTCGCGCTCTGCGGCATCGAGCTCGTGTGTGTGGTCGGCATCGCGTACGGCCTCGCCAAGGGCTTCGACCTCGACGTCGGCACCGCCTCCGGCATCCTCGCCGGCGCCGCCACCGAGTCCGCCGTGGTCGGCACCGCCACCGAGGCCATCGGCAAGCTCGACGGCCTGACGGCCGAGCAGATCACGACCTACCAGGGCCATGTGGCCACCGCGTACACCGTCTGCTACCTCTTCGGCCTGGTCACCATCGTGATCTACACCAGCCAGCTCATGCCGATGATGCTGCGGATCAACCTCCGCGACGCCTCGCGCGAGCTGTGGGAGCGGATGCGCGGCGGCAGCGGCGGCCTGGAGGCCGACGAGCGCGAGGCCCTGCCCGGCATGGTCGGCCGCACCTTCCTCGTCACCCAGGCCGACGGCCGCACCGTCCGCGACCTGGAGTCCTCGCTCGGCAACCGGATCACGGTCGAGGCGGTCAAACGGGGCAGCCAGGTCCTCACTCCCCCGCCGCCGGACTTCGAGCTCACCCTCTCCGACCTGGTCCTGGCCGTCGGCCGGCGGGCCAACATCATCGAGGCCGGCCGGATCATCGGACCCGAGACCCCGGCGGTCCCCGGCCTCGACACCCCCCTCGCCACCACCCAGGTCTCCCTCACCGACACCTCCGTCTCCGGCAAGTCCCTCGACGGGCTGCAGAAGGAGCACCCGGAGTTCGCCACCAGCGGCGTCTACGTCACCGAGGTGCTCCGCGGCGACCAGATGCTGCCCGCCAACCCCGACACCGTGGTCCAGCGCGGCGACGTGCTCACCCTGGTCGGCGCCCGTTCGGGCCTGGGCCGGCTGGTGGCGAAGATCGGTTCGGTGGTGAAGAACGACGCCACCGACTTCATCTACCTGGGCGCCGGCATCGCGGTCGGCTCGCTGATCGGCCAGATCGTGGTGAAGCTCGGCGACGTGCCGCTGTCGCTCGGCACCGGCGGCGGCTGTCTGATCTCCGGGCTGCTCTTCGGCTGGTTCCGCTCCCGCAGCCAGACCTTCGGCGCCTTCCCGCCGCAGGCCGCGACCACCCTGAAGGACATGGGCCTGGCCGTCTTCATCGCCTGCACCGGTCTGGTCTCCGGGCCGCAGGCCTGGCCGCTGCTCAAGGAGTACGGGGCGCTGCTCCCGGTCGCGGGTGTCGCCATGGTGCTCGTACCGGCGACGCTCTCGCTCGTCATCGGGCGCAGGTTCCTGCGGATCGAGCCGCCGCTGCTCATCGGCGCCATCGCCGGCCAGCAGTGCTCGACGCCCGCCATCACCTCGGTCACCCAGGTCGCCCAGAGCTCGGTGCCGATGCTCGGCTACACGATCACCTACGCCCTGTCGAACTTCCTGCTGCCGCTGACCGGCCCGCTGCTGGTCGGGATCCTCGGGGCGTGA
- the orn gene encoding oligoribonuclease, giving the protein MNDRMVWIDCEMTGLSLTDDALIEVAALVTDSELNVLGEGVDIVIRPPDAALETMPEIVRQMHTASGLLDALAEGTTLADAEAQVLAYIREHVKEPGKAPLCGNSVSTDRGFLARDMPALEGHLHYRIVDVSSVKELARRWYPRAYFNSPEKNGNHRALADIRESIAELRYYREAIFVPQPGPDSDTAKQIAARHVIPGLTHPA; this is encoded by the coding sequence ATGAACGATCGCATGGTGTGGATCGACTGCGAGATGACCGGGCTCTCGCTGACGGACGACGCACTCATCGAGGTGGCCGCACTGGTCACCGACTCGGAACTGAACGTGCTCGGCGAAGGGGTGGACATCGTGATCCGCCCGCCGGACGCGGCCCTGGAGACCATGCCGGAGATCGTGCGCCAGATGCACACGGCCTCGGGACTGCTCGACGCCCTCGCCGAGGGCACCACCCTCGCCGACGCCGAGGCCCAGGTGCTCGCGTACATCCGCGAGCACGTCAAGGAGCCCGGGAAGGCTCCGCTGTGCGGGAACTCGGTCTCCACCGACCGCGGCTTCCTCGCACGGGACATGCCGGCCCTGGAGGGCCACCTGCACTACCGGATCGTCGATGTCTCCTCGGTCAAGGAGCTGGCCCGCCGCTGGTACCCGAGGGCGTACTTCAACAGTCCGGAGAAGAACGGCAACCACCGGGCGCTCGCCGACATCCGCGAGTCCATCGCGGAGCTGCGCTACTACCGCGAGGCGATCTTCGTCCCGCAGCCCGGCCCGGACTCGGACACCGCCAAGCAGATCGCGGCCCGTCACGTCATCCCCGGGCTGACCCACCCCGCGTAG
- a CDS encoding helix-turn-helix domain-containing protein translates to MSQDHSAAPEAARKLSGRRRREVVAVLLFSGGPIFESSIPLSVFGIDRQDAGVPRYRLLVCAGEDGPLRTTGGLELSAPYGLEAISRAGTVVVPAWRSITSPPPPEALEALRRAHEEGARIVGLCTGAFVLAAAGLLDGRPATTHWMYAPTLAKRYPSVHVDPRELFVDDGDVLTSAGTAAGIDLCLHIVRTDHGTEAAGALARRLVVPPRRTGGQERYLDRSLPEEIGADPLAEVVAWALEHLHEQFDVETLAARAYMSRRTFDRRFRSLTGSAPLQWLITQRVLQAQRLLETSDYSVDEVAGRCGFRSPVALRGHFRRQLGSSPAAYRAAYRARRPQGEGGTAVLDSVVPAQAQVPAGPRRPPHPLDHGKPASDVFASGRPALPGQRSAP, encoded by the coding sequence ATGAGCCAGGACCACTCTGCCGCACCGGAGGCGGCACGGAAGCTGTCCGGGCGCCGCCGTCGCGAAGTCGTCGCGGTACTGCTGTTCAGCGGTGGCCCCATCTTCGAGAGCTCCATCCCGCTCTCCGTTTTCGGCATCGACCGGCAGGACGCGGGCGTGCCCCGCTACCGGCTGCTCGTCTGCGCCGGCGAGGACGGCCCGCTGCGGACCACCGGCGGGCTGGAACTCTCCGCACCGTACGGCCTCGAGGCCATCAGCAGGGCTGGCACCGTCGTCGTGCCCGCCTGGCGCTCGATCACCTCGCCGCCGCCCCCCGAAGCGCTCGAAGCGCTCCGCAGGGCACACGAGGAGGGCGCGCGCATCGTCGGTCTGTGCACCGGCGCGTTCGTCCTCGCCGCGGCCGGGCTGCTCGACGGCCGCCCGGCGACCACGCACTGGATGTACGCGCCGACGCTCGCCAAGCGCTACCCCTCGGTCCACGTGGACCCGCGGGAGCTCTTCGTCGACGACGGCGACGTGCTGACCTCGGCCGGCACCGCGGCGGGCATCGACCTGTGCCTGCACATCGTGCGGACCGACCACGGCACGGAGGCCGCGGGCGCCCTGGCGCGCCGCCTGGTCGTCCCGCCGCGGCGCACCGGCGGTCAGGAGCGCTACCTCGACAGGTCTTTACCCGAGGAGATCGGCGCCGACCCGCTGGCCGAGGTCGTCGCCTGGGCGCTGGAGCACCTCCACGAGCAGTTCGACGTGGAGACCCTGGCGGCCCGTGCGTACATGTCACGGCGGACCTTCGACCGCCGCTTCCGCTCGCTGACGGGCTCCGCCCCGCTGCAGTGGCTGATCACCCAGCGGGTGCTCCAGGCGCAGCGCCTCCTGGAGACCTCCGACTACTCGGTCGACGAGGTCGCCGGCCGCTGCGGCTTCCGGTCCCCGGTGGCGCTGCGCGGGCACTTCCGGCGGCAGCTCGGCTCCTCGCCGGCCGCCTACCGGGCCGCGTACCGGGCCAGGCGTCCGCAGGGCGAGGGCGGCACGGCGGTCCTCGACTCGGTCGTCCCGGCCCAGGCGCAGGTCCCGGCCGGCCCCCGCCGTCCGCCCCACCCGCTGGACCACGGCAAGCCGGCCTCGGACGTCTTCGCCTCCGGCCGCCCGGCCCTGCCGGGACAGCGCAGCGCCCCGTAG